The region GCCAGCGGCGTGGGTATCTTTGGCGACGATGGCGCGCGCGTGCGCAAGAATTCGCGCGGCGGCAAGAACAGCCACCTGTGGCATCCGGTAACGTTGGCGTTCGGCCTGCACGACGTGCACCGCGTGCCGATGGCGCACCTGAAGAAGGCGTTCGCCACGCAACCGTTGCTGCGCGAATGGAAGGCGGACTGGCTGGAATCGCTGCGCCTGCTGGGCGAGTAACAAGATCAATCTAGCCTGCCGCGCCGGCCTCTCGTTCGGCGGCATCAGCCTTTGCTACTTTATTCGCTCTCCTCGATCCGGCCGCCGCATTGCGTATAGCACGCTCTGTAGTCTGACTCGCATTGCCACGTTCCAGAAGGGCTGGAGGAACAATATTGGCGTTTCTTCGAGCACAGTTCCCGGTCCGCATCGGTTTTCGCCACTGCCAGGCAGATGGAAACCGTACTGACGTTGCGCATCTCGCAAGCTTGTGCCTGGGCTGCAGCAACCTGCTCCTTGCCGGCAATGCATATCTGTTGATTGGTCCCGCAGCTCGTCACGCATTGACGCCCGGCATCCGAGTCCGGCGGAATATAGCGATAGCTGGTGCAGCCCGCCAAGGTAATGGCGAAACAAATCGCTGCGGCAAGGCGGAACAAGAAGGAATGGTGGATTTGCAAAGTACGCATGCTTGAAAAGTATTTTCCCGTGTAAATGAATTAGCTTGAATATCGTGAATATTGATATTCTGACAGGTGATCATTTCAAGAACAATGCGCTGCAATAATTGTTACATCTTGGCGGGACACAGTTTTACAGTTCGATGGGCGCTACTTCCGTGCCGATATCGGGTGCCGCGTAATGCATGCTGAAATACACGAAGGCGCCGATATTGAGGGCGACCGTGATCCAGAACGCGATGCGGAACGAGCGCTTGCTGGACTTGTGGCGCAGCCATTGCTGGGCCAGCACGGCGCCAGGCCAGCCGCACAGCAGTCCCAATAGCAGCAGGGTGCGTTCCGAGGTGCGCCAGCGTCCCCCTTTTGCGGCCGATTTGTCGATTGCATAGGCCACGAAACAGCTCAGGCTCAGCACGCCATACACGAGGGCGACGAGGGCGGGGATGTGGAAAAAGAAGGTGGCCAGCAAATACAGAACGACAAAAAACAGGATGACAAGATAGGACATAGGATGTGTTTGCTTGAACGGGGGGCGTGAGTATCCCACAAGGGGCGCGATGCTGCAGCCTAAAACAAGCAGCCTTGCGCCGTATCGATGGGCACGGCGCGGCGGCGGGCGTGGCCCGTTTTCAGCGTTTCGCGGTCGCTGGACAGGGCGATGCCTTCCAGGGCCAGCAAGGTTTCCTTGGCATGCAGGCCGCCCGCAAAGCCCGTCAACTCGCCCGTGGCGCCGATGACCCGGTGGCAGGGGGCGATGATGGAAATGGGATTCTTGCCGTTGGCGGCACCCACGGCGCGCACGGCGGCGGGGCGGCCGATCTGGCGCGCGATCTCGCCATAGCTGCGCGTCTGGCCATACGGTATCGTCAGCAGCGCGCGCCACACTTCCTGCTGGAACGGGGTGCCGGCAAAATCGAGCGGCACCTCAAAACGCTGGCGCGTGCCGGCGAAATATTCCCCCAGCTGGCGCGCCGTTTCCCGCAGCACGGCGCAACCGTCAGCGACGCGCATCGCACCCAGGCGCACGCGGTTGGGCTTGTCGTTTTCCCACAGGATGGCGGCCAGGGCCTCGCCGCGCGCCACCAGGGTCAGCTCGCCCACGGGCGAGGGCATCACGATGCAGTCGTATTCCATGTCTGTTCCTTGATCGGAGAGCGCCAGTGTAGCAGGATGGCGGCAGCGTGCGTATCCCATGTAAGATAGGGTTTTTCAGCACGGAGAACTGGCTTTGACGACGATCCCCAGCTATGACGATATCCGCGCAATTGCCGCGCGGCTGGTGCGGCAGCGCTACCCCACGGCCGTGGCGGCCATCATCGGCGGTTCGTTCGCCACGGGCCGGCAAACGCCCAGTTCCGATATCGACTTGCTGCTGCTGTTCGAGCACGTTGATTGCGCCTGGCGCGATACTCTCGTGGCCGAAGGGCGCACGGTGGAACTGTTCGCGCACGATGTGGCCACGTTCACGTATTTTTGCAAGGAAATCGACGCGGCAGGTGGCACGGTGCCGCTGGCGATGATGGTGCTCGAAGGCGAGAACATCGCCGCCCCCGGACCGCAGCACGCGCAGTTGCTGGCGCTGGCGCAAGCATTCGCCGCCGCCGGGCCGCCCGTGCTGGACGTCGACAATTTACAGCGGCGCCGCTACGCCATCACCACCGCGCTGGAAGACCTGGTCGACAGCCAGCACCCGGGCGAGGCGCTGGCCGTTGCCTGTCAGCTGTATCCGGCGCTGGCCGACCTGCACTTGCGCGCGGCGGGTGAATGGAGCGGCGAGGGCAAGCACCTGTTTCGCCGCCTGCAGGCCTTCGACGCCGCCATCGCCGACCAGCTCGATGGCGCGCTGCGCCTGGTCGCCAGCGACTTGCCGGCCGGGCAGCACGCGTTCGAGCAAGTCGCCGCCGCCGTGCTGGCGCCCGTGGGCGGCCCCTTGCTCGAAGGTTTTACCCTGCCCGCGCCCGCGCACTGGCGCGCTTAAAACGCCGTGCGCACGGCCAGGCTGATGTTGCGCGGTTCGCCCCAGAACACGCCGTCGAAGAAGCCCACGTTGCGGTAGTACTTTTTGTCGAGCAAGTTATTCACGTTCAGCTGCACGCTGGCGTGGCGGTTGAGCGCATAGCTGGCCATGGCGTTGAACAGCGCGTAGCCCGCTTGCGGGATATTCGTGATTCTGCCCGAGGGCGGGCGGCCGTACCACGATTCGCTGTAGGTGGCGCTTTGTGCCGTCATGCTGGCGCCCGCCCTCAAGCCGGCCAGCTGGCCATCGAAACGGTAGCTGGTGGCCAGGCGCAGCAAATGTCGCGGCTGCGTGGTGGCGGCGCGGCGGCCATCGGCCTCTGCCGCGTGCAGATAAGTATAGCCGCCGCTCGCTTCCCAAGCCGGCGTGATCTGGCCGGAGACGTCGAACTCGACGCCCTTGGCAGTCACGCCGGCGCCGTTGGCCACCATGGCCTGGCCGCCGTCGGGCAGCAAAAAGCCGGGCGGCACCGTGCGGTCGAGTTCCGCCAGATTCTTTTTCTTCGTGTGGAACAGGGCGGCCGAGGCGTTCAGCTTGCCTTCATAGAACTCCCCCTTGATACCCAACTCGGCATTGTCGCCCGTTTCCGGCGCCAGAAACTTGTCGTTGCGGTCCTTGCTCGATTGCGGGTTGAACAGCTGCGTGAAGCTGGCGTAGGCCGAATACTGCTTGTTGATGTCGAACACGGCGCCCACGTAGGGCGTGACCTCGTTGCGCGTTTCCACGAAGTCGCCGCTGCCCGTGTACACGCCTTGCGTGTTGTAATCGCGTGTATCCGTGCGGTAAGTGCTGCTGCGCGCACCGATGATCACATGCAGCGGGTCGGCCAGGCTCAAACGCGTGGCGACATAGCCGCCCGCCAGGCGCGTGACGGTTTCCGAGTGCGAGCCGTCCGGGTGGAACACGGGGCGGGGAATGTTGCCTGTCCAGCTGCGGTAATCGGGGATAAAGTCCGGGTAATTGATTTCCGCTTCACCACCCAGCGAGCGCGAGCGCTGATTGCCGCCGTTCCAGCCGACGATGGCCGTGTGCTTGCGTCCCAGCAAGGTGAAGGGACCGCTGGCGTACACGTCGAAATTGTCGCTGTTCTTCTTGCCTGCGCCCCAGGCGCCCGTCCACAGTTCCATGCCTTCGCCGGTGGCGGGATCGGGATAACCTTTGCCTGCATAGAGAACGGTGGTGCGGTTCGTGCTTTCCGTGCGCGCATAGCCGAGGTGCATATTCCAGTTGCCGGGCAGGCGCTGATCCAGCGACGTAAATACCGTGTGCTGCTTGTTGGCCCAGGTGCTCCATGGCGTCGTCCAGCTGGTATTGCGTGGCAAGTTCGCCAGACTGCCGTCCGCGTTCCAGTAGGGCACGGCGCCCCAGGTGGCGCCTGTGGGTTGGTTGTCCTGGAAGTCGACGCCGGCCGTCAGCAGGGTGCCGGGATGCACGTCCGCCTCGACGATGAGCATGCCGACCGTCTTGCGCTCGTGATACATGTCCAGGTAGGAGTCGCGTTTTTGCCAGGCCAGGGCCGTGCGCGCGCGCACGCTGCCTTCCGCGTTCAGCGGCGTGGACAGGTCGGCCTCGAAGCGCTGGTCATCCCAGCGGCCCATGATCAGGCCGGCGCTGGCCTGGAAGGTTTTCGTGGGCCGCTTGCGTATCATGTTGATGGTGGCCGACGGGTCGCCTTTGCCGCCCATCAGGCCGGTGGCGCCGCGCACGACCTCGATGCGGTCGTACAAAATCGTGTCTTGCAATGGCGCATTGCCGCCACGCGCCATGCCGTCGATCTGGAGATTGTTGATGCCAAAGCCGCGCGCATAAAAGGTCGTGCGCTCCGTGTCGTTCTGGCCAACCTGGATGCCCGTCGTCTGCGCCAGCGCCTGGTCCAGGCGCACGGCGCCCAGGTCGTCGAGCAACTGGCGCGTGATGACGCTGACCGATTGCGGCGTCTCGCGCAGGGACAGGTCCATGCGCGTGGCGCTGCGCGTTTCGCCTGCCGTGTACGACTGCGTGCCTTCCGTGGTGGCCATCGACTGGCCCAGCACAGTGACGGCCGGCATGGTGACGTCGGCCGTGGCGGCGTCGGTTGCGTGTGCCGGCAAGACCACGCCGGCGGCAAGGCTCAGCAGAGCGATGTGTAATAAACGGGGCAGGGGGCGCAAGGCGGGCTGGCGCGAAGAAGAGACGATGGTGATCGATTGCATAATTTTCCTGGAGTATTTTTAGTCGTGTGTGTTCCTATCTCGTCTGGCGAGGTGCGCAGTAGCTGGGGGGATGGCGTGACGCTGGCCCGTGGTCTGGCTTGGATAGCAGTTCCACCCGCGCCTGGCAGTGGAAAGATGAGCATGATTCCTGCCACATTTGTGAATAAGAATCATTATCAATATAGGTGATATTTGCCAAATAATCAAGCGTGCGCACCAAAAGAGTGCTATTGGGGCTGTGGCGCGCATCGTCCGGCCTTCTGCGATAATGCAGGCGCTGATAAAATATTTTCCTCATTGAAAGAAATGCATGCGTACATGGATCGCTTGTGCCGGATGGTTGTGTGTCGTGTCGCTGGGCCAGGCCCAGGAGCACGCGCCGCCGCCGGCTGTTCCCGCGCCGCTGCAGAGCGCCAGCGTGCCGCCCGCCGCCGTATTGCCACCTGTATCGCCGCCCGTTGCGCCGGCCGCATCCGCAGCATCAGCGCCAGAGGTAACGGCGAGCGCAGAGGACGCCTTGCCGTCGCAAACGGTGACGATCACGGCCAGCAGCGACGCCAAGGCGCCGCGCGTGCGCTTCACGGCGTATCGCGAAAGTTATCTGACGGCCAGGAAAGTGTGGCAAGTGTCGAGCGGCAGCGTGGTCATGGCCCTGCGCCTGATTCCGGCCAAGCTGAGCGCCACCATCGACGACGTGCGCGTGGCTTTGCAAGGCAATGGCGCACCCGTGCCGATCAAGGTTTCCAGCGGCGGCGTGTTTGTCGTGCCGCTCAACGATGACATCGCCGCGCAGGACGGTACTTTCCTGGTGAACAAGAGCAGGGGCGAGCTGACGGCGAATATCGTGCTTCAGCCGTCCGTGGCGCGCGATGCCTGGAACGTCACGCGCGTGGGGCAGGTTTTGCACGACGCCCGGCGCGCCGTGCGGGCCATTACGCCGTGGTACAAGCGGCCGTTCGCCAGCGATGTGCAATCGCTGGCGTTCTGCGCTACCGAGCGGGGCAGCGCGCTGCAACTGGTCGAAGGCGAGCAGCTGATCGCCACCCTGCCCATGAACGAGGCGGCCGTCAACGACATCAACCAACCCGTGTTTTGCAAGATTTTCGATGGCGAAGACAAGTACCCGGGACACTACCGCGTCGTCTTGCCCGAGCAAGCGACGGTGCTGCTGCTGTAGCGTCTAGTTCGGCTGGCGCTGCACCAGTTCCAGCGCCGCCGCCAGGGCCAGGTCCATGGTGGCCTGATGGAAGATCAGCCATTGCGGCAACAGCGACAGCGCATGGCGCCCCTGTTCCAGGTCACCTTCATCGACGGCGGCCCAGGCATGGTGCAAGCCGCTGAGCACGCGCGCATGCTGTTCGCGGTGGTTGGCCAGCGAGGGAAAGCCGATTTGTTCCATCAAATCTTCTTCCTCGCGGAAATCGCGTTCGACGGCGGCAATCAGCTCGCGAAACGCCACGCTGAAATGTTGGTCGCCCAGTTGCTGCAGCCGCGCCAGTTCCTGAAACAGCGCTTCATGCGCCTCGTCGATGACGGGAACCCCCAGCGCCATCTCATCCTTCCAATGCGATTTACCCATGTTGATGCTCCAGGTTAAGTCCGTCCCGGTGCGAAGCGGACTGTTCCAGTGTGGACGCGGCGAAGAGGGAAATCCATGACTTGGATCAAATGTGCAGTGAAGAGCGTTTGAGGAAAACTAGAAAAACTGATCGGTGAAGAGAACAAATTCCCACCGGCAACAAAGCGGTTTTTGAATGTGAACGCCACTAGCGAGCTCCGCTGAAAGCAGCGCAGCCAGCGGCGTTTTCTCAGCCGCGCGTATTATTAATGCTTAGGCCAGTGAGCCCAAATGGCATGGGCATCGACATTCGGCACCTGCAGCTGCTGCCCGGCGGACAACTGCATCGTATCCCGTAACACGAGGGGCGCGAGCAGCAGGGCCGACAAGGCAAGGCAGGCCAGCACTTTGAGCGTCAACATGGTCGTCTCCCGGTGTCCCGGCGGCGGCGCGGGGATGCGGCGCCTGCCGGTCACTTCCTTATGCACTACCATGCTTGCAGTTTAGTTCATCTGGTCGTAACTTCAACTTATTGCTGTGGTGCACCGCACCAGTTCGCCTGTTGCCACAGGCTTATTTGGCCTTGCGGCTGCGCCGTGGCTTGCCTGTTGGCGGCAGAAAGGAATCGAACCACACTTGCGTCAGTTGCCGCGTATTTTTCGCCGCTTCGCGCTTGACGGCGGCCGTCGCATGGCCGCGCGCCGTGTTGGCGATGCGGTTGGCCGCGCTCAGGTACATGCTCATCCAGGGGTTTTTCATGGCTAGCCTCGCAGTCGGTGGGGGGAATGTCTCCACTCTATCCCGATGGCTGGCGCCGACAGTGCGCCTGCCCACATAGCCGGGCCGTGCTGGCGATGGGCTGAGGCAGATCAATACACGTCGCGGCGGTAGCGTCCGGCCGCCAGCAAGGCGTCGAGTCCCTCCTGGCCCAGCAATTCTTGCAGTACAGCATCGATTCCTGTGGCCATGCCTTGCAGGCTGCCGCACACGTAGACGATGGCGCCTTGCGCCAGCCACTCGCGCAGTTCATTCGCGCTGGCGCGCAGGCGATCCTGCACGTATTGTCGTTCACCATCGCGCGAAAAGACCTTGTCCAGGCGCGCCAGGTGGCCAGTGTCCAGCCAGCCTTGCAACTCTGCGCCGCAGACGCTGTCAAAAGCTTGCTGGCGCTCGCCAAACAGCAGCCAGTTGCGGGCCAGCCCCGCCCGCTGGCGCGCGCGCAGGTGCGCACGCAGGCCGGCCAGGCCGGAACCGTTGCCGATATATATGCAGGGCACGTCGACCAGGGCCGGCGCGAAGGCGGGATTGGCTTGCAGGCGCAGGCGGATGGGGCTGCCTAGCGGGGCGAAGCGCGTGAGCCAGCCGGAAGCGAGGCCATGGCCCTGGTTTTCCTCGCCCGCATGGCGCTCCTGGCGCACCAGTAATTGCAGTTCGCCGTCGGATGGCAGCGAAGCGAGCGAATAGCTGCGCGGCGCGTGATGGGCACTGTCGGGGTGGCTACCCTCGCCATCGCTGCCATCCGCGTTGCAGGGAATGATTTCCGCCAGCGCACCCGCTTCCCAGGTGGCGTCGGCCGGGCCCGTCAAGGTGATTTCATGTAGTTCGCCGCCCAGGCTGCCCGGGTTGAGCAGCACGCGGCGCGCCAGGCGCCACTCGGCATACGACGCTTCTTCCTGCACGCCGATGGCGTCGATGGCGCTGCCGCTGCAGCGGGCCAGCGCTGTGGACCAGCCGGCCAAGGCGGCGGGGTCGTGCTTGTCCACCTCGATCAAGGGGAACAGGGAAGTGGCGCCCAGCGCGTGCAATTGTTGCGCCAGTGCATGGCCAAAGCCGCAGAAGGCGCTGTAGTGGCGGTCGCCCAGGGCCAGCATGCCGAATTCCAGGCCGGCCAGCGGCGTGCCGGTGGTCGCTTGCAGCAGGCGCGCGAAGCGGCGCGTGCCGTCCGGCGCCTCGCCTTCGCCAAAGGTGCTGGCGACGATCAGAGCTCGTTGGTACTGGCGCAATTGTGCGGGATCAAAGCGGTCCAGCGATTGCACGTCGACGGCCACGCCCGCCTGCTGCAGTGCGCGCGCGCTTTCCAGGGCCAGGCGTTCGGCCTGGCCAGATTGGCTGGCGTAGGCGACGAGCGTCGGCAAGCCGGTATTTTGCTTGTTCGCTGCGCCGGCGCCCAGCATGGCGCGCTGCGCCTGCACAGCCCGCTTAGCCTTGCGGCGGCCCAGATACAGCATCCAGCCCGTGATGGCGAACAGGGGCAGACCCAGGCTGGCCACGGTGACGATGATGCGGCCCGGCAAGCCAAAATACGTGCCCATGTGCAGCGGATAAATGATGTTGACGAGGCGCGATCCCAGCGCCTGTTGGCTGTACGGTTCGCTTTCCGTGAGCGTGCCGTCGGCCGGTGCAATGCTCATGCGGCTGCGCGCCCGTTCGTGCGGCGCATCGCTGGCCAGCCACGTGAATTGCACGGCTTCGCCGGCGCGCGTGGGCAGGCGCACGCTGGCCAGGGTCCAGCCGGCGGCGTGCAGCTGGAAGCTGGTCCAGGCCAGGCTGATGTCGACGGCGGGCGCCTTGCCGCCGCCTTTTTTCGCGGGCGCCTGTGCCATCCTTGGCGGCTTGCCGGCCCAGGCGTCGATATTGTCGCGCACCACGTCGTAGCTCCAGTAAATGCCCGTCAGGGTCAGCGCCACGTAGACGACCAGGCACCAGGTGCCGGCCACGGCATGCAGATTCCACAAAAAGGAACGGCCTTTCAGGGCCGGATCGAAGGTCAGCCAGGTGCGCCAGTCCAGCGGACGGCGCGGCCAGCGCAGATACAGGCCGGACAGGGCTAACCCCAGCAGGCACAGGGCCAGCGCGCCCGCCACCTGGCGGCCCGGATCGCGCGGCAGCAGCAGCCAGCGGTGCAAGGACTCCGTCCACTCGAAAAATTCCGCGCCCGCCAGCGCCGGCTGGGTCGCGCCCGTGTACGGATGCAGGTAGATGGACTCGCCGCGCCGCTGGCCATTCTTCGGTGCGAAGAACAGCCGTGGCGCCGCGCCCGCTTCTGCATACATGGTGATCGAGGCTACGCGCTGGCCGTGTTCGGCGGCAGCAATGTTGCTCAGCTGGGCTGGCGTCAGCGGGGTGCGCGTTTCCACGGCGACGTGGCGCACGCCGGGATTCATGAGGTCCAGCAATTCATCCTTGAAGGCCAGGGTGGCGCCGCTCAGGCCAATGATCACCAGCACCGTGCCGGCCGTGATGCCGATAAACCAGTGCAATTGAAACCATACCTGCTTCCAGTTCCAGTACCGGCGTTGCTGTTGCGGGGCGGCAAGCTGGCGAGTCTGCGGCGCATCGTCGGCGCTGGCGCGTAACTGGGGAAGGGAGGAGGTGGTCATGGCGGCTTTCGATAGCGCCGCCATGCAGTGCGTCAGGCATGGCGGGAAGAAGGAAGGCTGACATTTTAACGCAAACGAGAATCATTCGCAAATGATGGTGCCCTGTTGTCACGTGGCGGGGGCCATCCCCGTTTGCCTGATTGGGTGCCATAGGCGCTACAATAGGGATACTGTTCACTAGTTCCCATTGCCGCCATGACCACTTCCACACCGAATCTCGTCGTCACCCCATCCGCCCACCCCCTGTCCGACGCCGAGCGCGCCGCGCGCATGGTCAATCCCGCCTTCGGCCGCATCTTCACCGACCACATGGTGGTGATTCCTTACCGTGACGGCAAGTGGCAGCAGGGTGAACTGAAAGCCTACGGCCCTTTGTCGCTGGACCCGTCCGCTTCGTCCCTGCACTACGGCCAGGCCATCTTCGAAGGCTACAAGGCGTTTGCCCAGCCTGATGGCAGCATCAAGACTTTCCGTCCGGAACAAAATGCCGAGCGTTTCAACCGCAGCGCCGCGCGCCTGGCCATGCCGGCCATTCCTGTCGAGCTGTTCCTGGAAGCGGGCGACGCGCTGATTGCGCAAGACCGCAACTGGGTGCCGAAGAATACGGGCGAGAGCCTGTACATGCGTCCGCTGATGATCGCCACCGACCCTTACCTGGGCGTGCGTCCGTCGGAAGAATACCTGTTCGTGCTGTTCGCCTCGCCAGCCGGCGCCTACTTCCCGAAAGGCGTGAAACCCGTTACCGTGTGGATCAGCGAAGACTTCGTGCGCGCCGCGCCGGGCGGCACTGGTGAAGCCAAA is a window of Janthinobacterium rivuli DNA encoding:
- a CDS encoding DUF1294 domain-containing protein, coding for MSYLVILFFVVLYLLATFFFHIPALVALVYGVLSLSCFVAYAIDKSAAKGGRWRTSERTLLLLGLLCGWPGAVLAQQWLRHKSSKRSFRIAFWITVALNIGAFVYFSMHYAAPDIGTEVAPIEL
- a CDS encoding methylated-DNA--[protein]-cysteine S-methyltransferase, whose amino-acid sequence is MEYDCIVMPSPVGELTLVARGEALAAILWENDKPNRVRLGAMRVADGCAVLRETARQLGEYFAGTRQRFEVPLDFAGTPFQQEVWRALLTIPYGQTRSYGEIARQIGRPAAVRAVGAANGKNPISIIAPCHRVIGATGELTGFAGGLHAKETLLALEGIALSSDRETLKTGHARRRAVPIDTAQGCLF
- a CDS encoding nucleotidyltransferase domain-containing protein codes for the protein MTTIPSYDDIRAIAARLVRQRYPTAVAAIIGGSFATGRQTPSSDIDLLLLFEHVDCAWRDTLVAEGRTVELFAHDVATFTYFCKEIDAAGGTVPLAMMVLEGENIAAPGPQHAQLLALAQAFAAAGPPVLDVDNLQRRRYAITTALEDLVDSQHPGEALAVACQLYPALADLHLRAAGEWSGEGKHLFRRLQAFDAAIADQLDGALRLVASDLPAGQHAFEQVAAAVLAPVGGPLLEGFTLPAPAHWRA
- a CDS encoding TonB-dependent siderophore receptor — translated: MQSITIVSSSRQPALRPLPRLLHIALLSLAAGVVLPAHATDAATADVTMPAVTVLGQSMATTEGTQSYTAGETRSATRMDLSLRETPQSVSVITRQLLDDLGAVRLDQALAQTTGIQVGQNDTERTTFYARGFGINNLQIDGMARGGNAPLQDTILYDRIEVVRGATGLMGGKGDPSATINMIRKRPTKTFQASAGLIMGRWDDQRFEADLSTPLNAEGSVRARTALAWQKRDSYLDMYHERKTVGMLIVEADVHPGTLLTAGVDFQDNQPTGATWGAVPYWNADGSLANLPRNTSWTTPWSTWANKQHTVFTSLDQRLPGNWNMHLGYARTESTNRTTVLYAGKGYPDPATGEGMELWTGAWGAGKKNSDNFDVYASGPFTLLGRKHTAIVGWNGGNQRSRSLGGEAEINYPDFIPDYRSWTGNIPRPVFHPDGSHSETVTRLAGGYVATRLSLADPLHVIIGARSSTYRTDTRDYNTQGVYTGSGDFVETRNEVTPYVGAVFDINKQYSAYASFTQLFNPQSSKDRNDKFLAPETGDNAELGIKGEFYEGKLNASAALFHTKKKNLAELDRTVPPGFLLPDGGQAMVANGAGVTAKGVEFDVSGQITPAWEASGGYTYLHAAEADGRRAATTQPRHLLRLATSYRFDGQLAGLRAGASMTAQSATYSESWYGRPPSGRITNIPQAGYALFNAMASYALNRHASVQLNVNNLLDKKYYRNVGFFDGVFWGEPRNISLAVRTAF
- a CDS encoding bacteriohemerythrin, with translation MGKSHWKDEMALGVPVIDEAHEALFQELARLQQLGDQHFSVAFRELIAAVERDFREEEDLMEQIGFPSLANHREQHARVLSGLHHAWAAVDEGDLEQGRHALSLLPQWLIFHQATMDLALAAALELVQRQPN
- a CDS encoding sulfite reductase flavoprotein subunit alpha; translated protein: MTTSSLPQLRASADDAPQTRQLAAPQQQRRYWNWKQVWFQLHWFIGITAGTVLVIIGLSGATLAFKDELLDLMNPGVRHVAVETRTPLTPAQLSNIAAAEHGQRVASITMYAEAGAAPRLFFAPKNGQRRGESIYLHPYTGATQPALAGAEFFEWTESLHRWLLLPRDPGRQVAGALALCLLGLALSGLYLRWPRRPLDWRTWLTFDPALKGRSFLWNLHAVAGTWCLVVYVALTLTGIYWSYDVVRDNIDAWAGKPPRMAQAPAKKGGGKAPAVDISLAWTSFQLHAAGWTLASVRLPTRAGEAVQFTWLASDAPHERARSRMSIAPADGTLTESEPYSQQALGSRLVNIIYPLHMGTYFGLPGRIIVTVASLGLPLFAITGWMLYLGRRKAKRAVQAQRAMLGAGAANKQNTGLPTLVAYASQSGQAERLALESARALQQAGVAVDVQSLDRFDPAQLRQYQRALIVASTFGEGEAPDGTRRFARLLQATTGTPLAGLEFGMLALGDRHYSAFCGFGHALAQQLHALGATSLFPLIEVDKHDPAALAGWSTALARCSGSAIDAIGVQEEASYAEWRLARRVLLNPGSLGGELHEITLTGPADATWEAGALAEIIPCNADGSDGEGSHPDSAHHAPRSYSLASLPSDGELQLLVRQERHAGEENQGHGLASGWLTRFAPLGSPIRLRLQANPAFAPALVDVPCIYIGNGSGLAGLRAHLRARQRAGLARNWLLFGERQQAFDSVCGAELQGWLDTGHLARLDKVFSRDGERQYVQDRLRASANELREWLAQGAIVYVCGSLQGMATGIDAVLQELLGQEGLDALLAAGRYRRDVY
- a CDS encoding branched-chain amino acid aminotransferase, translated to MTTSTPNLVVTPSAHPLSDAERAARMVNPAFGRIFTDHMVVIPYRDGKWQQGELKAYGPLSLDPSASSLHYGQAIFEGYKAFAQPDGSIKTFRPEQNAERFNRSAARLAMPAIPVELFLEAGDALIAQDRNWVPKNTGESLYMRPLMIATDPYLGVRPSEEYLFVLFASPAGAYFPKGVKPVTVWISEDFVRAAPGGTGEAKCAGNYAASLMAQSQAQEKGCDQVVWLDAVHREFIEEMGGMNLFFVYKDGEKITVVTPELTGTLLPGITRRSLLEMAKDLGYATEERKLSVQQWRDDIASGRMTEVFACGTAAVITPVGVAKANGFEMTINNNENGAVTLALREALLGLQHGTAADTHGWMHKVC